In one window of Rhizobium sp. ACO-34A DNA:
- a CDS encoding heavy metal transporter codes for MNEIVRFAVEDMTCGHCEKAVTKALGEALPGAAVTIDLKSHEVSVAGDAATAEEAIREAGYTPVRKSA; via the coding sequence ATGAACGAGATTGTACGCTTCGCAGTGGAAGACATGACCTGCGGCCATTGCGAGAAGGCCGTGACCAAGGCTCTGGGCGAGGCCCTGCCGGGCGCTGCGGTGACGATCGACCTGAAATCTCACGAGGTTTCCGTGGCCGGCGATGCCGCCACGGCCGAGGAGGCGATACGCGAGGCCGGCTATACGCCGGTCCGCAAAAGCGCCTGA
- a CDS encoding DUF1254 domain-containing protein, translated as MNKLLYAVATGLVGAVVLHIIIILSLPHYTGRDAYTRVKAEGNSNRFYALADKPDTAGLANGDPYLKVAVCHFDVERRPLRLLAPRGPAFWSLALYDANSNEIFSMNDRTSVSGNLDVLVASPVQMARIRKTPVAALTESIIVEAKSNTGYAVLRAMAPQSSLEEQAASFLEDAVCAPVEGL; from the coding sequence ATGAATAAGCTTCTCTATGCCGTCGCCACGGGCCTTGTGGGCGCCGTGGTGCTCCACATCATCATCATTCTCTCGCTGCCGCATTATACCGGCCGCGACGCCTATACGCGGGTGAAGGCGGAGGGGAATTCGAACCGTTTCTATGCGCTGGCCGACAAGCCGGATACGGCGGGCCTTGCCAATGGCGACCCCTATCTCAAGGTGGCCGTCTGTCACTTCGACGTCGAGCGACGGCCGCTCCGGCTGCTTGCTCCGCGCGGGCCGGCCTTCTGGTCGCTGGCGCTCTACGACGCCAATTCCAACGAGATCTTCAGTATGAACGACCGCACCTCGGTCTCGGGCAATCTGGATGTCCTGGTGGCAAGCCCGGTGCAGATGGCACGCATCCGCAAGACGCCGGTCGCGGCGCTGACGGAATCGATCATCGTCGAGGCGAAGAGCAATACGGGCTATGCGGTGCTCAGAGCCATGGCTCCGCAATCAAGCCTTGAGGAACAGGCCGCATCCTTCCTGGAAGACGCCGTCTGCGCGCCGGTCGAAGGACTTTGA
- a CDS encoding alkylhydroperoxidase: MSKDYLDITKEISNGLKILRKDVPEVMAGFSALAQAATKDNALDKKTKELVALGIAISTRCDGCIGFHTETLVKLGCTRAEFEETLGMAVYMGGGPSLMYAGHAMTAWEQFAGAAA, encoded by the coding sequence GTGAGCAAGGACTATCTCGACATCACGAAGGAAATCTCCAACGGTCTCAAGATCTTGCGCAAGGACGTTCCGGAGGTCATGGCCGGCTTTTCCGCCCTGGCGCAGGCCGCCACGAAGGACAATGCGCTGGACAAGAAGACCAAGGAACTGGTGGCGCTCGGGATTGCCATTTCCACCCGGTGCGATGGCTGCATCGGCTTCCACACCGAGACGCTGGTCAAACTCGGCTGCACCAGGGCGGAATTCGAGGAAACGCTCGGCATGGCAGTCTACATGGGCGGCGGCCCTTCGCTGATGTATGCGGGTCATGCGATGACGGCATGGGAACAGTTTGCTGGCGCCGCCGCGTAA
- a CDS encoding penicillin-binding protein, translated as MSAAFLGSIRVADNLPPEPEKKPRLKRHILLRIDSWIDSTLWNAGFRFAETWEEITIFFRRFRVRGLKRIMFEVLGEAMTLGTAGFVVLLALAQPAFEETKKDWRNHDNFAVTFLDRYGNQIGHRGIIHENSVPIDELPDHLIKAVLATEDRRFFDHYGIDFIGLARAMTENARAGSVVQGGSTLTQQLAKNLFLTNERSIERKIKEAFLSMWLEANLSKKEILSLYLDRAYMGGGTFGAAAASQFYFGKPITEVTLAESAMLAGLFKAPAKYAPHVNLPAARGRANEVLSNMVQSGIMTEGQVIAARRNPATVVDRGEAEAPDFFLDWAFDEVQRIAAKFPDHSLVVRTTVDTGLQKAAEESVASSLREYGEAYHVKQGALVLIENGGAVRAMVGGRDYGESQFNRATRALRQPGSSFKIYTYSLAMESGLTPETPITDGPISWGNWSPKNYGNSYAGRINIETALVKSINTIPVRLAKEKLGPNAINDIMAEAKKFGVETPIRKDVTIPIGTSEVTVLDQATAYAVFPTGGYQSRRHGIQQIMNYNGDVLYDFDRDEPAPQRVLSEQAAHSMLQMLTKVPYIGTARRAAVDGVLTGGKTGTTQAYRDAWFCGFTGNYAAAVWFGNDDYTSSNNMTGGSLPAMTFKKLMDYAHQGIDLRPIPGFENPGKEVTGEKVASAKPKDGETALPALVRPRSLSSGSTRLIRNIATMMKDAKPIPRTVQKLASVELRGTE; from the coding sequence CTGTCCGCAGCATTCCTGGGAAGCATTCGCGTGGCCGACAACCTGCCGCCAGAACCGGAAAAGAAGCCGCGCCTCAAGCGCCATATCCTCCTGCGCATCGACAGCTGGATCGATTCCACGCTGTGGAATGCCGGCTTCCGTTTCGCCGAGACCTGGGAAGAAATTACCATCTTCTTCCGCCGTTTTCGCGTGCGCGGCCTCAAGCGGATCATGTTCGAAGTGCTCGGCGAGGCCATGACACTCGGCACCGCGGGTTTCGTCGTGCTGCTGGCGCTTGCCCAGCCGGCCTTCGAGGAAACCAAGAAGGACTGGCGCAACCACGACAACTTCGCCGTCACCTTTCTCGACCGCTACGGCAACCAGATCGGCCATCGCGGCATCATCCATGAAAACTCCGTGCCGATCGATGAACTGCCGGATCACCTGATCAAGGCGGTTCTGGCGACCGAGGACCGGCGTTTCTTCGATCACTACGGCATCGACTTCATCGGCCTTGCCCGCGCCATGACCGAAAACGCCCGCGCCGGCTCCGTCGTGCAGGGCGGCTCGACGCTGACCCAGCAGCTTGCGAAGAACCTGTTCCTCACCAATGAACGCTCGATCGAGCGCAAGATCAAGGAAGCCTTCCTGTCGATGTGGCTCGAGGCCAATCTGAGCAAGAAGGAAATCCTCTCTCTTTATCTCGACCGCGCCTATATGGGCGGCGGCACCTTCGGAGCGGCGGCGGCCTCGCAATTCTATTTCGGCAAGCCGATCACCGAGGTGACGCTGGCCGAAAGCGCGATGCTCGCCGGCCTGTTCAAGGCGCCGGCGAAATATGCGCCGCATGTCAACCTGCCGGCCGCCCGTGGGCGCGCCAACGAAGTGCTCTCCAACATGGTGCAGAGCGGCATCATGACCGAGGGACAGGTGATCGCGGCGCGGCGCAACCCGGCGACCGTCGTCGACCGCGGCGAGGCGGAAGCACCCGACTTCTTCCTCGACTGGGCCTTCGACGAGGTGCAGCGGATCGCAGCGAAGTTCCCGGATCATTCGCTGGTGGTGCGCACCACGGTCGATACCGGCCTGCAGAAGGCCGCCGAAGAGTCCGTCGCCTCCAGCCTGCGGGAATATGGCGAGGCCTATCACGTCAAGCAGGGCGCGCTGGTGCTGATCGAGAACGGCGGCGCCGTGCGCGCCATGGTCGGCGGCCGCGACTATGGCGAAAGCCAGTTCAACCGCGCCACGCGGGCGCTGCGCCAGCCGGGATCGTCATTCAAGATCTATACCTATTCGCTGGCGATGGAGAGCGGCCTCACCCCCGAGACGCCGATCACCGACGGCCCGATTTCCTGGGGCAACTGGAGCCCGAAGAACTACGGCAACAGCTATGCCGGCCGCATCAATATCGAGACGGCGCTGGTCAAGTCGATCAACACCATTCCGGTCCGCCTCGCAAAGGAAAAGCTCGGCCCCAATGCCATCAACGACATCATGGCGGAAGCCAAGAAATTCGGCGTCGAAACACCCATCCGCAAGGACGTGACCATCCCGATCGGCACGTCGGAAGTGACCGTGCTCGACCAGGCGACGGCCTATGCGGTGTTCCCGACCGGCGGCTACCAGTCGCGCCGCCACGGCATCCAGCAGATCATGAACTACAATGGCGACGTGCTCTACGATTTCGACCGTGACGAACCGGCGCCGCAACGGGTGCTCTCCGAGCAGGCGGCGCATTCCATGCTGCAGATGCTTACCAAGGTTCCCTATATCGGCACCGCACGACGCGCCGCCGTGGACGGCGTGCTGACCGGCGGCAAGACCGGCACCACGCAGGCCTATCGCGACGCATGGTTCTGCGGCTTTACCGGAAACTACGCCGCCGCCGTCTGGTTCGGCAATGACGACTACACCTCGTCCAACAACATGACCGGCGGCTCGCTGCCCGCGATGACCTTCAAGAAGCTGATGGACTATGCCCATCAGGGCATCGACCTTCGCCCCATTCCCGGTTTCGAGAACCCGGGCAAGGAAGTGACCGGCGAGAAGGTGGCAAGCGCCAAGCCAAAGGACGGCGAGACAGCGCTGCCGGCGCTGGTTCGTCCGCGCTCGCTGTCGTCCGGCTCGACCCGGCTGATTCGCAACATTGCCACCATGATGAAGGACGCGAAACCGATTCCCCGCACCGTCCAGAAGCTTGCCAGCGTCGAATTGCGCGGCACGGAATGA
- a CDS encoding electron transfer flavoprotein-ubiquinone oxidoreductase produces MSETIREAMDFDVVIVGAGPAGLATAIRLKQRAAEAGEEISVVVVEKGSEVGAHILSGAVIDPSGLDALLPDWREDPDRPLTTEVTDDRFHVLTATRSLRLPNALMPPLMNNHGNFIGSLGNVARYLGAQAEALGVEIYPGFAATEVLYDDNGAVAGIATGDMGIGRDGEPKDDFTPGMELRAKYTVFAEGARGSLTKQLLSRFNLTEGRSVQKFGIGIKELWQVKPEKFREGLVQHSFGWPLDMKTGGGSFLYHFDDHLVTVGFVLHLDYKNPTLSPFDEFQRFKTHPLIRDTFEGAKRIAYGARALTEGGYQSVPQLAFPGGVLAGCAAGFMNVPRIKGSHNAIHSGMQAADAVFDGLAGGRANDTLEAYEAGWRGSAIGRDLKPVRNVKPLWSRFGTVLGVGLGGIDMWLQTLFGVSPFGTLKHQKADFQSLKSLSEVTPIQYPKPDGKLTFDKPSSVFLSNTNHIEDQPVHLRLTDPSIPIERNLPLYGEPARLYCPAGVYEVVYDDEQAKSGPRFVINAQNCVHCKTCDIKDPSQNITWVPPEGGGGPNYPNM; encoded by the coding sequence TTGAGCGAGACAATCAGGGAGGCCATGGACTTCGACGTGGTGATCGTTGGCGCGGGACCGGCCGGTCTTGCCACCGCGATCCGCCTGAAGCAGCGCGCGGCCGAGGCCGGCGAGGAAATTTCCGTCGTCGTCGTGGAAAAGGGTTCGGAAGTCGGCGCGCATATCCTGTCGGGCGCAGTGATCGATCCTTCCGGCCTCGATGCGCTGCTACCCGACTGGCGGGAAGATCCAGACCGGCCGCTCACCACCGAAGTCACCGACGACCGCTTCCATGTGCTGACCGCCACCCGGTCGCTGCGGCTTCCCAACGCGCTGATGCCGCCGCTGATGAACAATCACGGCAACTTCATCGGCTCGCTCGGCAATGTCGCCCGCTATCTCGGGGCACAGGCCGAAGCGCTCGGCGTCGAGATCTATCCGGGTTTTGCGGCGACCGAAGTTCTCTACGACGACAACGGCGCGGTCGCCGGCATCGCCACCGGCGACATGGGAATTGGCCGCGACGGCGAGCCGAAGGACGATTTCACCCCCGGCATGGAGCTTCGGGCGAAATACACCGTGTTCGCAGAGGGTGCGCGCGGCAGTCTGACCAAGCAACTCCTTTCCCGCTTCAACCTGACCGAGGGACGCTCGGTGCAGAAATTCGGCATCGGCATCAAGGAACTCTGGCAGGTCAAGCCGGAGAAGTTCCGGGAAGGGCTGGTGCAGCATTCGTTCGGCTGGCCGCTCGACATGAAGACCGGGGGTGGCTCGTTCCTCTATCATTTCGACGATCACCTCGTGACCGTCGGCTTCGTGCTGCATCTCGATTACAAGAACCCGACGCTCTCACCCTTCGACGAGTTCCAGCGTTTCAAGACGCATCCCCTGATCCGCGACACCTTCGAGGGGGCCAAGCGCATCGCCTATGGGGCGCGGGCGCTGACCGAAGGCGGCTACCAGTCGGTGCCGCAGCTTGCCTTCCCCGGCGGCGTGCTGGCCGGCTGCGCGGCGGGCTTCATGAACGTGCCGCGCATCAAGGGCTCGCACAACGCCATCCATTCCGGCATGCAGGCGGCGGATGCCGTGTTCGACGGGCTTGCCGGCGGCCGTGCCAACGATACGCTCGAAGCCTATGAGGCCGGCTGGCGCGGTTCGGCCATCGGGCGGGACCTGAAGCCGGTCCGCAACGTCAAGCCGCTATGGTCGCGGTTCGGCACCGTGCTCGGCGTCGGCCTTGGCGGCATCGACATGTGGCTGCAGACGCTGTTCGGCGTCTCGCCCTTCGGCACGCTGAAGCATCAGAAGGCCGATTTCCAGAGCCTGAAGTCGCTCTCGGAGGTGACGCCGATCCAGTACCCGAAGCCGGACGGGAAGCTTACCTTCGACAAGCCGTCCTCGGTCTTCCTGTCGAACACCAACCATATCGAGGACCAGCCGGTTCATCTGAGGCTCACCGATCCGAGCATCCCGATCGAGCGCAACCTGCCGCTCTATGGCGAGCCGGCGCGGCTCTACTGTCCCGCCGGGGTCTACGAGGTCGTCTATGACGACGAACAGGCGAAGAGCGGCCCCCGTTTCGTAATCAACGCGCAGAACTGCGTGCACTGCAAGACCTGCGACATCAAGGATCCCTCGCAGAACATCACCTGGGTGCCGCCCGAAGGCGGCGGCGGCCCGAACTATCCCAACATGTGA
- a CDS encoding GGDEF domain-containing protein: MDPRPRLTAEQRSAYERDRTEVRSQTLNQTTFTVALFYMFYAAIDVLLLGDIVWLSLGLRFGVILPLALMLGHYQGGRRPIAYKEAATLAVVMAGNIVWCVVLVSSESPAALHYYYAAAVFQMVVTIAVRAPLTITLYATLCCFLINYGFIWFLKGVTLEYVLYHLALYIPTVTLTLISSHQLEAERQIAFLQAHENEALKRELSRQNSELERLSATDPLTALPNRRGAEAELARLRRWYRTDDLAQSAVLLIDIDNFKAFNDNYGHNAGDACLRAVADCMRRELPDSIHLSRHGGEEFLALMPLSDPARAGMFAERMRRAVRSLAIEHDHTGDRNRHVTISIGIGYGSIANDPSFAETLDAADRGLYAVKDNGRNAWRFGPTAEGERTDAA; the protein is encoded by the coding sequence CTGGACCCGCGCCCGCGTCTGACGGCCGAACAACGGTCGGCATACGAACGCGACCGCACGGAGGTCCGCAGCCAGACCCTGAACCAGACCACCTTCACCGTCGCCCTGTTCTACATGTTCTATGCCGCCATCGACGTGTTGCTGCTCGGCGACATCGTCTGGCTGTCACTCGGCCTGCGTTTCGGCGTGATCCTGCCGCTGGCGCTGATGCTCGGCCATTATCAGGGCGGCCGCCGGCCGATCGCCTACAAGGAAGCGGCGACGCTTGCCGTGGTGATGGCCGGAAACATCGTCTGGTGCGTCGTTCTGGTGTCGAGCGAAAGCCCTGCGGCGCTGCATTACTACTATGCGGCGGCGGTGTTCCAGATGGTCGTCACCATTGCCGTGCGCGCGCCGCTGACAATCACGCTCTACGCGACGCTCTGCTGTTTCCTCATCAACTACGGCTTCATCTGGTTCCTGAAGGGCGTCACCCTCGAATACGTACTCTATCACCTCGCCCTCTACATACCGACGGTGACGCTGACGCTGATCTCCAGCCATCAGCTGGAGGCGGAACGCCAGATCGCCTTCCTGCAGGCGCATGAGAACGAGGCGCTGAAGCGCGAGCTTTCCCGGCAGAATAGCGAGCTGGAACGTCTCTCGGCGACCGATCCGCTCACCGCCCTTCCCAACCGGCGCGGGGCGGAAGCCGAACTGGCGCGGTTGCGCCGCTGGTACAGGACCGACGACCTCGCCCAATCGGCGGTGCTCCTGATCGACATCGACAACTTCAAGGCCTTTAACGACAATTACGGTCACAATGCCGGCGACGCCTGTCTTCGGGCCGTTGCCGACTGCATGCGCCGCGAACTGCCGGATTCGATCCATCTGTCCCGCCATGGCGGCGAGGAATTCCTGGCGCTGATGCCCCTTTCGGACCCCGCCCGCGCCGGCATGTTCGCCGAGCGCATGCGCCGGGCCGTGAGATCGCTTGCCATCGAGCACGACCACACCGGCGACCGCAACCGCCACGTCACCATCAGCATCGGCATCGGCTACGGCTCGATCGCCAACGACCCGAGCTTCGCCGAAACCCTCGACGCCGCCGACCGAGGCCTCTACGCCGTCAAGGACAACGGCCGCAACGCCTGGCGCTTCGGCCCCACCGCCGAGGGCGAGAGGACGGATGCGGCTTGA
- a CDS encoding copper-translocating P-type ATPase has translation MNEMPRNRALAVQPIILPVEGMTCASCVKRVEKAAAKVPGVTESAVNFATETLSVTPGPGFSAEALVKAVQDAGYEVKAGTVTLDIEDMTCASCVSRVEKALKSVPSVESASVNLATGKAVVTALGGRSAVPALEKAVEKAGYKAKLQAEAGETDTHEEAKEREISRLTRDFWIALVFSLPLFVMEMGSHIYPPLHHTLMEVFPGNLLNYIQFTLATIVLFGPGRRFFVKGVPALLRGGPDMNSLVAIGTGAAYLYSLVTTFAPDVLPYEAQHVYYEAATVIVTLILLGRLLEARAKGRTGAAIKKLAGLQAKTARVERDGETLDIAASDVVAGDVVVVRPGERIPVDGSVIDGASHVDEAMISGEPVPVEKTEGATVIGGTINGKGSFRFRAERVGSDMMLSQIIRMVGEAQGAKLPIQMAVDKVTAWFVPAVIGIAMLTFLVWLFVGPEPAYTYGLVAAVAVLIIACPCAMGLATPTSIMVGTGRAAELGVLFRKGEALQTLKDVDTVVMDKTGTITKGRPELTDIAVATGFEEDRVLALAASLEARSEHPVAEAIVKAATARGLAVEPVDAVEAVAGYGIAGKVSGVTVAAGADRYMAKLGLDVSIFGETAARLASEGKMPLYVALDGRLAAAIAVADPLKPTSIPAVKALKSLGLSVVMVTGDNRRTAEAIGRATGIDEVVAEVLPEGKVKAIEALREKGRKVAFIGDGINDAPALASADTGIAIGTGTDVAIESADVVLVGGDLSGAVHAVEISRKVIRNIGQNLFWAFGYNILLIPVAAGILYPHFGIMLSPMVGAAAMGLSSVFVLTNALRLKRATVTDIGTAGAV, from the coding sequence ATGAACGAAATGCCGAGGAACAGGGCGCTTGCCGTCCAGCCGATCATTCTGCCGGTCGAGGGCATGACCTGCGCCTCCTGCGTCAAGCGGGTCGAGAAGGCTGCCGCCAAGGTGCCGGGGGTTACGGAAAGCGCGGTGAATTTTGCCACCGAGACGCTGAGTGTCACGCCGGGACCCGGCTTTTCCGCTGAGGCTCTGGTCAAGGCGGTGCAGGATGCGGGCTATGAGGTGAAGGCCGGCACGGTGACGCTCGACATCGAGGACATGACCTGCGCCTCCTGCGTTTCCCGCGTGGAAAAGGCCCTGAAGAGCGTGCCGTCCGTCGAGAGCGCTTCCGTCAACCTTGCAACCGGCAAGGCGGTGGTCACGGCGCTTGGCGGCAGAAGCGCCGTTCCGGCTCTGGAAAAGGCCGTCGAGAAGGCCGGTTACAAGGCGAAGCTGCAGGCCGAGGCCGGCGAGACGGATACCCACGAGGAAGCCAAGGAACGGGAGATCTCCCGCCTGACCCGCGATTTCTGGATAGCGCTGGTGTTTTCGCTGCCGCTCTTCGTGATGGAGATGGGCAGCCACATCTATCCGCCGCTGCATCACACGCTGATGGAGGTCTTTCCGGGCAACCTGCTGAATTACATCCAGTTTACGCTGGCGACGATCGTGCTTTTCGGTCCCGGTCGCCGCTTCTTCGTCAAGGGCGTGCCGGCGCTCCTGCGCGGCGGACCGGACATGAATTCGCTGGTCGCGATCGGCACCGGTGCCGCCTATCTCTATTCGCTGGTGACGACATTTGCGCCCGACGTGCTGCCCTATGAGGCGCAGCACGTCTATTACGAAGCGGCGACCGTGATCGTGACACTGATCCTGCTCGGACGGCTGCTGGAGGCCCGCGCCAAGGGCCGGACCGGGGCTGCCATCAAAAAGCTTGCCGGTCTGCAGGCCAAGACCGCCCGCGTCGAGCGTGACGGCGAGACGCTGGATATTGCTGCTTCCGACGTGGTGGCCGGCGATGTCGTGGTCGTGCGTCCGGGCGAGCGGATTCCGGTCGATGGCAGCGTGATCGACGGGGCCTCCCATGTGGACGAGGCGATGATTTCGGGTGAGCCGGTGCCGGTCGAGAAGACCGAAGGCGCAACGGTGATCGGCGGCACCATCAACGGCAAGGGTTCCTTCCGGTTCCGCGCCGAGCGGGTCGGTTCCGACATGATGCTCTCGCAGATCATCCGCATGGTGGGCGAGGCGCAAGGGGCGAAACTGCCGATCCAGATGGCGGTCGACAAGGTGACGGCCTGGTTCGTTCCGGCGGTGATCGGGATCGCCATGCTGACCTTCCTCGTCTGGCTCTTCGTCGGGCCGGAGCCGGCCTATACCTACGGGCTGGTTGCTGCCGTCGCCGTTCTGATCATCGCCTGCCCCTGCGCCATGGGGCTTGCCACGCCGACCTCGATCATGGTCGGCACGGGCAGGGCCGCCGAACTCGGCGTTCTCTTCCGCAAGGGCGAGGCGCTGCAGACGCTGAAGGATGTTGACACCGTCGTCATGGACAAGACCGGCACGATCACCAAAGGCCGGCCCGAACTGACCGATATCGCGGTTGCCACAGGTTTTGAGGAGGATCGGGTGCTGGCGCTGGCCGCAAGCCTTGAGGCGCGCTCCGAGCATCCGGTTGCCGAGGCGATCGTGAAGGCCGCGACTGCACGCGGGCTTGCTGTCGAACCGGTGGATGCCGTCGAGGCGGTGGCCGGCTACGGTATTGCCGGCAAGGTTTCCGGCGTCACGGTGGCGGCCGGCGCCGACCGCTACATGGCAAAGCTCGGCCTCGACGTATCGATCTTCGGCGAGACGGCGGCACGGCTGGCATCGGAGGGCAAGATGCCGCTCTATGTCGCGCTCGATGGCCGGCTTGCCGCCGCGATTGCGGTTGCCGATCCGTTGAAGCCGACCAGCATTCCGGCGGTGAAAGCATTGAAATCGCTTGGGCTTTCGGTGGTCATGGTGACGGGCGACAATCGCCGGACGGCGGAAGCGATCGGCCGGGCGACCGGCATCGACGAGGTGGTGGCCGAGGTGCTGCCCGAGGGCAAGGTGAAGGCGATCGAGGCGCTGCGCGAAAAGGGCCGCAAGGTGGCCTTCATCGGTGACGGCATCAACGACGCGCCCGCACTTGCCAGCGCCGACACCGGCATCGCCATTGGAACCGGAACGGATGTCGCCATCGAAAGCGCCGACGTGGTGCTGGTCGGGGGCGATCTCTCGGGCGCGGTGCATGCCGTCGAGATCAGCCGCAAGGTGATCCGCAATATCGGCCAGAACCTTTTTTGGGCCTTCGGCTACAACATATTGCTGATCCCGGTTGCGGCGGGAATCCTCTATCCGCATTTCGGGATCATGCTCTCGCCAATGGTGGGCGCCGCGGCCATGGGGCTTTCGAGCGTCTTCGTTCTGACCAATGCGTTGCGATTGAAGCGGGCCACCGTGACGGACATCGGCACGGCGGGTGCGGTATGA
- a CDS encoding Cu(I)-responsive transcriptional regulator, with translation MNIGEASHASGVSAKMIRYYEEIGLVRPAMRTASNYRVYGDDEVNRLRFVRRSRDLGFSLEETEKLLALWADKERASSEVKKLALDHIAELEEKIASMKAMVATLSELAESCHGDHRPSCPILADLAGSGKTTRHCDS, from the coding sequence ATGAACATCGGTGAAGCTTCTCACGCCTCCGGCGTTTCGGCCAAGATGATCCGCTATTACGAGGAAATCGGTCTGGTTCGCCCGGCCATGCGCACCGCCAGCAATTACCGCGTCTATGGCGACGACGAGGTGAACCGGCTGCGCTTCGTGCGGCGTTCCCGCGACCTCGGTTTCTCGCTGGAAGAGACGGAAAAGCTGCTGGCGCTCTGGGCCGACAAGGAAAGGGCGAGCAGCGAGGTGAAGAAGCTGGCGCTGGACCATATTGCCGAACTCGAGGAAAAGATCGCCTCGATGAAGGCCATGGTGGCGACGTTGAGCGAGCTTGCGGAGAGTTGTCACGGCGATCACCGGCCGAGCTGTCCGATCCTCGCGGATCTCGCCGGCAGCGGCAAGACGACGCGCCACTGCGACAGCTGA
- a CDS encoding TetR family transcriptional regulator produces the protein MTVGDSREMTSAAKSTLAGALQDSGLSDRHRDILDAAAALFAERGYAATSVRDIGERVGLLGGSLYHYIKSKEALFVRIHDIALQVAEDRIRAAIAPLSDPWARLEAACVTMMEIQLDPNSLTMPLMNDFASAPAEIRERLVEKRDTFELVFRDLIAALPLDPALDRGVYRLLLLTLLNNVSGWYRPGRMTPDELGRQILRIFRHEAEKQ, from the coding sequence ATGACGGTAGGGGACAGCCGTGAAATGACGAGTGCTGCAAAAAGCACGCTTGCAGGCGCATTGCAGGACAGCGGGCTGAGCGATCGCCATCGCGATATTCTCGATGCCGCCGCCGCCCTCTTCGCCGAGCGCGGCTATGCGGCGACCTCCGTGCGCGATATCGGCGAGCGGGTGGGGCTGCTCGGCGGCTCGCTCTATCACTATATCAAGTCGAAGGAAGCACTGTTCGTCCGCATCCACGACATCGCCCTGCAGGTGGCGGAAGACCGCATCCGCGCGGCCATCGCACCGCTTTCCGATCCGTGGGCACGGCTGGAAGCGGCCTGCGTCACCATGATGGAAATCCAGCTCGATCCCAATTCGCTGACCATGCCGCTGATGAACGATTTCGCCTCGGCCCCGGCGGAGATCCGCGAACGGCTGGTCGAAAAACGCGATACCTTCGAACTGGTATTCCGCGACCTGATCGCCGCCCTGCCGCTCGATCCGGCGCTTGATCGCGGGGTCTATCGCCTGCTGCTCCTGACCCTGCTTAACAACGTCTCCGGCTGGTATCGCCCCGGCCGCATGACCCCCGACGAACTCGGCCGCCAGATCCTCCGCATCTTCCGGCATGAGGCGGAGAAGCAATAA